The following is a genomic window from Podarcis raffonei isolate rPodRaf1 chromosome 5, rPodRaf1.pri, whole genome shotgun sequence.
tctaaatttgtctggcagggcaagaagcccagaataaaatttaagatattaacggactcaaaggaaagaggggggtttgccctgccagactttaaattgtattatgaagcggcagctttctgctggctaaaagaatggctgcttcttgaaaacacagacattttggatctggaaggatttaacaatatttttgggtggcatgcatatttgtggtatgacaaggttaaagcgcataaaagttttaaaaatcatattgtcagaaaagcactattgaatgtctgggttagatacaaggacttgctggaaaataagactccaagatggttatcaccaatggaagctaaggcagttaaaaagctaaatatggagtcgaaatggccaagatattgggaaatcttggaaaaggaaggggacaaactgagattgcagagtttcgaaaaattaaaagggaaggtgagagattggttacattatcaccaaataaatgaaatgtttaaactagacagaaaaacaggcttccaggtggaaaaatcaaaattagagactgaactgttagaatccagtactaagaatttgtcaaaaatgtataatctgctgctgaaatggaacacacaagatgaaatggttaaatcaactatgattaaatgggctcaggacattggtcataacattatgtttgctgactgggaaaagttgtggaccaccgggctgaagtttacggcgtgtaacgccttaagggaaaatataatgaaaatgatttataggtggtacataaccccagtcaagcttgcaaaaatttaccatttgcctgataataaatgttggaaatgtaaagaaaaggaaggtactttttttcacctctggtggacgtgcccgaagattaaggcattctgggaaatgatttacaatgaactgaaaaaggtatttaaatatactttcaccaagaaaccagaggcctttctcttgggtattgtcggccagggggtgttaaagacagatacaaccttttttatgtatgctacaacagcagctagaatactcattgcaaagtactggaagacacaggatctacccacactggaagaatggcagatgaaggtgatggactatatgaatttggcggagatgacgagcagaatccgagaccagggaagagaagcggcggaagaagaatggaaaaagtttaaggagtatttaaagaaacattataaaattggtgacagttagaatgatgttggattaaaataaatggttactatcagtaagggttatgataaagagaataagggtgaatattataaatttataataaaataaggcaagatttcgctgaataactgtaagaatttggaatacagaaacgggaagtaaggggaggtcgaggaagtaaggtttacaaattgggttatgaaatggtacttgtttttatgttttattattgtctgatgtttgtttatgtatgttttgtttttgttatattaaaaattgttcaataaaaatattattaaaaaaaaaaataataattctgtcaaaaaacgagatcaggttagtctgacatgacttatttttcagaaatccatgctgacgattggtgatcacagcattcctttctaggtgctcacagactgtttgcttaatgatctgctccagaatcttccctggtattgatgtcagactgactgggcggtaattatttgggtcctctcttttcccctttttgaaaatagggacaacatttgccctcctccagtctgccgggacttcgcctgttttccaggaattctcaaagatgactgccagtgattctgaaatcacatctgccagttcttttaatactcttggatgcagttcatctggccctggagacttgaatacatctagactagccaagtattcttgtactatctccttagttattctgggctgtgtttcctctgctgaatcatttgctccaaattcttcaggtcgggcattgttttctttatcggagaagactgaggcaaagaaggcattgaggagttcagccctttctgtgtcccctgtttgcatttcaccatcttctcctctgagtgaccccactacttctttgttcttccttttgctacgaacatacccataaaagccttttttgttgcttttaacctctctagcaagcctgagttcattctgtgctttagcttttctgactttgtgtctacacgtgctggctatttgtttgaattcctctttggtggtttccccccttttccattttttgtacacatccttttttaatcttaactcagttaaaagttctttagatagccaccctggcttctttaggcaccttccatgtttccgtctcaatggtattgcctgaagttgtgcttttactatctccctcttaacaaactcccagccatcatgaactccctttccttttagtattactgtccatgggatctcacccagcacttccctaagttttatgaagtcggctttcttaaagtcgagaaattgagtcttagtatgcttggctgctcctttccgctgtatagtaaacttcagaagagcatgatcactcgcgcctaatgatccttccacttctaccccactaaccaggtcatcaacattggttaggaccagatctaaaatggctgttcctcttgttgcttctcccactttctggacaatgaagttgtctgcaaggccagtgaggaatctgtttgaccttatgctcttggctgagtttgacatccaacaaatatccgggtaattgaagtcccccattactactatctcccttccttttgcatgcttggccatctgttccaggaaggcatcatctatgtcctccgcttggcttggggatctatagtaaactcccacaatgaggtcactgttattcttctctcccttaattttgacccaaatgctctcactttggctttgaggttctaaatcttggatctcttcacaggtatacacatccctgacatataacgccactcctcctcctttcttgtctggtctgtttctctgaaatagattgtatccctccattattacattccaatcgtgggacttatcccaccaggtttcagtgattcctattatgtcatatttagtttgctgtaccaagagctcaagctcatcttgtttatttcccatgctttgcgcattagtgtacagacattgaagtgcattaatcattcccccgtgtctcttatttaaggattttttcctctcaccactaggtctgcatgctgggGCAGTATCCTGGGGATACTTGGGCAGTATTACTCATTCCCCCAAATTAGCTTTTCCATGATAAATATATGTTAGGTATGTGAAACGCACAGTCAGGTCTTGTAACAGTGCCTGGGGAACTCGCTGAGTGGAAGGTGCTATAGCATTGATGTTTGTGTGCAGGGAGGGCCAAGGTGTTACTGGGGGTGTCCACCTCAACATCACTGCATTGGCTCTCCCCGTGCCCAAGTTGCAATGAGGGATGTGAAAGGTAAGCACCGCTTGTGTTTGCATGGAAGCTGGGTTTTTTGCTTTTAAGCATgctttccctcttcttcttctaggctgGCCTAGTTCACTCCACCCCTCTGGTAATTAGTGTTTAGATCACTCCTTCCTTCAGAGGCGTGGGAACAACTCCAATTCTTGAATGAAGTACATACCAGATCTAACCTTGACATAAGCGCTAAAAGAATTCATGCAAAGTGAAATGCAGCCCAAGATCTAATTAGATATGATGCAATAAATCTTGCCACATCTGTCTTCAGTCTGGTCTGTATAAAAGGTTGTTGGTGAATGAACAGAGACAAGTGACAATATCTTTGAAGGGAAGCAACACGCTCTTGGGGAAACTATGTTCCAATGCACACAGCTATACTAGCAAAAGAAATCCACAGAGGAAAGATAACAACAGGAGAATGGCAGGGATCTTGGAAATTTTGATTTTTGTGCTGGTGGCTCTTCTGATTCTGCACTTCCTGAGACAGCTCTGGTCACACAGACGCTACCCTCCTGGACCTTTCTCACTTCCTGTCATTGGAGGCATGTGGCAGATTGGGAAAATACTTTCACCAGATACTTTCTTGAAGGTACTTCTTTCTAAATCATTTAGTAGTTGAGTAAGAAGCTGGCTTAATAGAACTGCAGATTATTTTATTTCTACAGCAACTGGTGAGTAAAGTGTTGTGTTGGTAAAACCTTTGGGAAAATGGAAGTGTGACATGTAGTGCAACTTGATGATTGGAACAATTGTTCCTCTCTTCATCAAAACTACAGTATTCTGCAGGTATTCTGCATGCTATAGCAACTTTAATTGTACACATAGTAAATTCAGTTAAGGAtttcaatgtaataataataataatgataatgataataataataataatttattatttataccctgctcatcttaatctggcttggtttccccagtcactctgggcagcttccaacaaaatattaaaaatacactaaaacatcagacattaaaaacttcgggTCATTCCAGGTCAGTTCAACACGTCATGTCACCCACTGTCTTGCATTTTGATGAAACTTGGCGTACACCTTTCCCTTAAGGTTGAAAGAACCCCCCTTAAATTTTCCCCCTCTATCTCAAACGGTTTTACTTTTATAGCACTTCAAAGTTTCGTGAAAtctgcatttctgttcctcttgagATCCTTGGCCTTGCGTACATCTtatttttccccctccataaCCAATGATCATATCAGATAGAGGGGGGACAtttaagggggtttctttcaaccataagggaagggaatacaccaagtttcatcaaaatccaAGACGGTGGGTGACAAAGCCCTTGTTTTTTGCATTGATTTGATGTGGAATGACCctttccctaaatagggctgccttcagatgtcttctaaaagtcagatagttatttatttccttgacatctgatgggagggcgttccacaataaccgcttctcacagtgagggaaccgccagaaggcccttggcgctggactgcagtgtccgggctgaacgataggggtggagatgctccttcaggtatactgggccaaagccatttaggactttaaaggtcagcaccaacacactgAATTTTGCTGGGAAATGTACTGAAAGCcaagtaggtctttcaagatttcAATTTTCTCATCATAACGAATCTTATCTGGCTTGTTTGCATCACcaataatcattttttaaatatataatgccAGATTGATTGGCTGTATGATTACCCTGTATTTAATTTTGGGGGAGCAAATCCATATACATTATTCAGGGAtatataagaaaagaaaaactttttgTATACATTATATTAGCTGCAATATTCTAAAATACGTTTGTGAATTACTTTTTTACATATGGGATGACTTTATATTTGACTATGAATTTAATATTCTATAAATTTATATGTATATTCTATACACTGTATTTACTCGATTGTAATGCAtacctttttttggccaaataACGTCATgaaaattagggtgtgcattagatttgatggcacatttacattcaccagcaaatacgtttttggtttcaaggttttgaaaattgaggtgcacataCTGTATGTATATGTAAATGTCTCCCATAAAACAAAATGATTTCTATTAACTAATATATTGTTATAAGTAGAGTGGGGAGATCTTCCATTAAACCCAAGAAATTGATGAATGTCAGAATCTAGCTAATATTGGGGATATGAATGCAAAACACAATCTGCAGAACTGTGCCACacaaggaatccctgggctggCTTATGGGAACCAGCTTGACCAGGGCTAGTTAAGAACAAAAACATTAATAAACAAAGGTGTGGATGGCTTGTGATTAGCACATCAAAGGAAGGTTCTCAGGTTTGTGCTCACAGGCTGGCCTCACAGGAGAAATGTTGCTCTAAAAAACTAGGCTTGGGATAGCAGATGGATGGGGAGGAGTTGCTTGGAGCAAAGGTGTgttaggaagaagaaggagaacaaAGACAGTACCTTGGACGAGAGCCTTGGACTATAGTGCTACACTGCTGCGGGGAACAAGCCACCCCAGAGATGACTAtcctgtaagatctggactcccacAATTCAAATTCAGTTGCAAATATGCAAATAAATCatttttcttaaagctacaacagtttCCACTACATCCTGATTCTCAAAATAGCACAGACCCTGTGGGAGTGCCTGGAACCTCCTTGGCATCTTGCCACAGCAGCTTGGCAGAGATTGGAGGTGGCCCCCAACCTTTTAACAATATAAAGAATTATAAGGGCTATAAGAAACCCACCCTGGATTGAGAAAATCTAAGCAACTATTAGCCAGTTTTGAATCCGAGCACTGCCAGGGCCACTGCTGCACAGAAAAGCACCTGTGAGCTGCTGCAGCCACCACCACCTCACCTGGTGCTTGTGAGCAGGACCTACCACAGGGGAGGAGGGTCAACTCCTGCCTGAGTATCACTCCTTCAGGGATGTGTTCTGCAAGAAGGAACCAGCAAAGTTGCCATGGCACCAACTATATTGCTGTGTGATTGAGCTATTCCTGGGGGCGCCCTTCCCTTGGAGCTGCCTCTACCCAACGTCTGAGGCTGAGCTTACACTTCTGTAGTAGTTCCTGGATAATGATTTGGCAACAGGCTTCTTGCAGTCACTGAAGGTGCTGGATGGTGCCCCAGTAGTGTTTGTCAAGAAGAAGTGGGCagtggagctgaaggtaaaaaagggtaaaggatccctggacagttgagtccggtcaaaggcgactatggggttgcggcgctcatctcgctttcaggtcgagggagccgtgacggaagccagagagcacggaaacactgtttaccttcccgtcacagtggtacctatttatctactcgtactggtgtgctttcagactgctaaattggcagaagctgggacaaagcaatgggagctcatcaccaaccttccaatcagcaagcccaagatactcagtggtttagaccacagcaccaactgCGTCCCTTTAGTGGAGCTGAAACCTTGCTTGGATTATAGAAACCTCAACCtgatcaaatccccacttggtacCCATTGCCTCTCTGAACGGTTTTcctttgccccactcctttcccatgGAAGACTcattctttagtgctaaatcggagcaaatgtcaatctgaaTAAAATCTGAACTTCTGTTTGTTCTGACTGAGCAGGGGGCGGGCAGCAGAACAAGATTTAGTGTGGGTAAGTCCTCAGTCTCACAACAACTGGATAGCCTTGAAATACACTCTGTTGTGGCGAAAAAGAAGCCTTTGCCAGCTCACTGAATGCCTGTGGCAATGGGCTATAGTCACAAAAGCTTGTAATAATCTGCTATATTTTAACATGATGGTTCTCTTTTCTACTTTGATGCTAATGGCAGCTGCCTAAGCAATATGGAGACATTTACAATGTATGGCTCGGACATTATCCTATGGTAGTACTGTCTGGATTCCAAACGGTGAAAGAAGGCCTTACAAACTCACCAGAAGTCTTGTCTGAACGACCGATGACCCCTTTCCTGAAAGCTGCACTTAAAAAAAAGGGTAAGTTGTTGAGAAGGCTGATGGGTTTTGCTGGCCCTATCTCCAGAGAAGAGTATAAAATCAAACTTTGACTATGCCCATCAACCGAAGCTCTTTCCAACAGCAGAGGTCTTCAAAGAAGTCATTGCACTGCATTTACCAGCTTGGTCATTAGGCACTAAGATTGCCACAAAATGTGGTTCATAGGCTAGGCTCTTGTGCAAAACTCAGAAGTCAACAAAGGTGATATGAACTTATGATAACACTTTTTGTGGGAATCTTGGGAAGGTACTGAAAGAGGAAGTCTTGCTGATTTGAAAGGAAGAAGCGACTCTTCCGTGCATGAGAAGTAGAGTGAAGGAATTAGTGGTGAATATATTCTGATTTCATTAATCCTTTGATGCCTCCTCAATGCTACATGACTGCTGTCCAGAGGGACTAAAGTGCAAAAAAGTGGAACCAAAATAAACTAGAAGAAAAAAATTataggatttcagcagaaagttaTAGGATATACActtattggaaatgaagcagtctCTTCTTTTTATGTTTAGGTTCTTTATTGATTTGGCTTTTTATGAACCTTATTTTTTGATAGTTTTCTATAAGTATTACTTATATGCAGGAATTAATATTTGAACATATATATCTGTGATAAAGGAGGACGTTTACAGAGAACTGAGGATTAGAAAAAGAAGGGATCTGTGGAAGACAAATCAGAGAGGGTTTTCTCAGGGTGTGAGGCTGAGGAACGGGGAGACCTCCCAGGTGGGAGATGGGGGGAATCAACTCTCGGTATTCTTTTCTTGATATGTTGCCTTTTCTTATCTTTCtataaaagagtttggattttattgcTTAATatgttaaaactttttttaaaaactctattaaaagaaaagaaaaggaaatgaagcagtgtgactaCCTCAATAACATAACaatcacaaataatcatgaatgcaccatTAAAAGGATATCTGGAAGGATCCTGTGTGCTATATTGAAATAAGTTCCAGTGCTTGAAGATAGAGTGATGGCCTCTTAGGCATTTTCTGAAGAGTACAGTGCTGGTGAATATCACTTTACTAGACAGATTCTGTGCCAGTCTTGCAGTTCTTAAGCTGTGAAAGAATGGCATCTCTGAAATGCACAGGCATTATCTGCACTAAATTTGGTCTCATCTTGGTTGActgacaattttaaaaatatggcaTTTTTGTGAGTAATGTTTTCTCATTGATTCCTTCCTGTTTTAGGTTTGGTATTTTCAAATGGTCACACCTGGAAGCAGCAGAGACGGTTCAGTGTCATTACTATGCGGAAGCTGGGTCTGGGGAAGAAAGGCATGGAGTTCCAAATACAAGAGGAAGCCCATCGTCTTGTGGAGGTCTTTGCACATGCAAAAGGTATGTGATATTACCGTATTTACATGAATCAAATCACCCTCCAATCTAATGaacacctcagttttcaaaaccttgaaaccaacaaagtatttgctggtgaatgcaaatgtgccatcaaatctaacgtgcaccctaattttcacactgtaatttggccaaaaaaggtgcacATTACATTCACGTAAATATGGTAAGTAATGATGCTGATACCTATCCCAGTTTGCAGAGATCTTTATGCACAATCTCTGCACATTTTGGAATGGAATTTCAGACGttttcacttttatttttaaaatagcaattgaTCCTAGCAGCTTTccgagatataaatgtaaatgattTCATTTGCAGGGCAGCCACATGATTTTTCACTCCCCATCACTAATGCAGTGTCCAGCTTGATATGTGTTTTGGCTTTTGGATACCGATTTTCTCTTGAAGATGAAAAATTCCAAAAATTGATTGATGCCGTTGATTGCCTCTTGAAAGATTCGAATACCTTACTTCACATGGTGAGTAGACTTTTGATTCCCAGAGGCCCTAACTAAAATAAGCATTCGCAGAACATTATGGCAGTACTCCTAAATCTTagggctcatctacacttccATTTGTCCTGCAGGTTTCtccccctggaaaacctgctgttcgccactgaattggaacaaatgtcagtTGCTTCTTTTGTGAGTTGATGTTCCAATTCAGTgataaacagtgggttttcctggggaaagtggcaggaaaatGAAAAACCATTTGGATCCGTGTCTAGAAagcagggcacaagcagaagtatGCATGGGCCCTCAGAGTACTCGATTCATTGCAGGGATATGTGGATTTAAATCCGGGTTGGATGGcccgtcttgtatgcctccttccagcaacttctgcagccaagcaattaccaaggaaggaaagtccacaacctcctgagggtgtccattccactgttaaacagctcttgctgtcagaaagttcttgatgatattcagtcagaatctcctttcttgaaaattGAAGCCACTGATTCAAGTCCTACCCTATTATTATACTcagcagggtataataataatgattgctaatgataatgataacaattagcactatttttctagaaaaaaaggtgccacaaCTCACCattaatgcctcccttgttctcttataatggcaatggtgccaagctgagaggtgacggaactgagttctggtgagtttcaTCTCAAAAAgaagccatgatgatgatgatgatgatgatgatgatgatgattggagaaaacaagctagctCCATTTTCTTTGtgacagctacaaatccacccgttacctcattcaacccatGTTTTATGAGTTTTGTCGCAAGAATATCACGggtgactttgtcaaaagccttactgaaatcaagatacactataaccacagcattcccctgattcaCCAAGCTTGTAACGCCATTAAAAAGAGAAATGAGATTCATTTGGCATGCTtacttttgagaaacccatgctgggtcttagtaatcacagcatcctttactaagtgctcacagaccgactgctgaatgaatgaatgttgcaCTAAACTCTTTGCAACAAAAATGAGCCAAAATGTGAAAATAATTCACCTTAGCACTGTGTCCTTAAGCTTTGATAGTTCACATAAATTTAATACATATATACCTCACTTTTCTCTAAAGTATTCAAAGAGGCTAAAGAGAAACCAGGaatgaacaaaaaaaccccacaaagctTCAGAAGCAATATAATCATAACTGCAACACCTATTAAAAACTTATTAAAATAATATGTAGCAGAATCAGAACAGACAGGTTAGTTAAGTTCAGAACACAGCAGCATCTATCCATCAACAGATCATCTTCAGACCCATGTTTATTCACTTGAACAGAGAAGTTTGGAGGAACTACCTAGAAAGGGTATTTCATGTTTTTGCTGCCACTATGGGAAATTCTCCAAGAATTCTGCCAGCTGCTATATTTCTAATGGTGATGGGACCCAGAGCAGGGCTCAGAGACGGAAGTTGTGGTTCTGAAAGGAGAATACAGCTTTAGGGACCCTGGTCCTGggtcatgaagggctttaaaataCGTAACAGTAAGAATGGTGTAAAACGAATGTTATATGAACTGACTGCTGGCAGCTGCTTTTTTGTACTGGTTAAACATCCCAACCTGTCTTCTAATGCGGTCCTATTTAGTATGCCCAACTCACTGCCAGCTGAAGTGATGTAAAAGCACTCTGCCACCTGCCACCCAGGAGTAACTCTGGGTCAGAGAGCGCCCACAGACATTTAGCCACAGCCTCAATAATAATCCAGGCCATGATGCTGAAGTGCCAGTCCAAATGAGTTTGTTGACAGACCTTGTTACCAAACCATTTTGTGGTAGTGACTTGTGGtttttgctttctcctcctctgcagcTGTATGAAATCTTCCCATGGCTCATGAAACATTTCCCAGGGCCTCATAGGAAGTTATTTGCCTCTGCAGACTTGGTACTTTCATTTGCAAAGGAGGAGTTAGAAAGGCATAAAGAGCAACGAAAGGATGAGCCGCAGGATTTCATTGATTTCTATCTACTTCAGATGGAGAAAGTAAGCATCCACTGTCAACTCCAGGCACTTGGGGCCTGTCCACACTACAATGTGTGTTTGTCTGAGttcccacttaccgtattttttgctctataagactcactttttccctcctaaaaagtaaggggaaatgtgtgtgcgtcttatggagcgaatgcaggctgcacagctatcacaggagccagaacagcaagagggattgctgcactgcgcaacaatccctcttgctgttctggcttctgagattcagaatattttttttcttgttttcctcctccaaaaactaggtgcgtcttgtggtccggtgcgtcttatagagcaaaaaatacggtacttgtgtaGTCCAGATGAAGTTACCCTCAAACAGCACCTGTCTTGATTCTTTCCCTCTGTAAATTTGGGTGTACCTAATACAGGGATAAttcaatatacagttgtaccttggttctcaaagggaatccattccggaagtctattcaacttccaaaacgtttgaaaaccaaggtgcagcttctgactggctgcaggaacttccggatttgcggcatttgggagccaagacatttgagtcacaaggcgttcaacaaccaaggtacgactgtattggggGAAATTGGACTTTAAACCACTTCATTTGGGGTCATAGATGATTTATCGTGATGGTTTTGGTTGGGTGGATCAATAATCACTTtttgctgctcagagtggctggggaagcccagccagatgggcggggtataaatgagaaatattattattattattattattattattattattattattattattatttcctttcagCCTCCTTTTCTAGTCCAGCCAGCTTGAtttcattttggggtggggtggtcaGACAACAAAGCCACAGAGCCATTCAGAAGTGTAGA
Proteins encoded in this region:
- the LOC128413457 gene encoding cytochrome P450 2J4-like → MAGILEILIFVLVALLILHFLRQLWSHRRYPPGPFSLPVIGGMWQIGKILSPDTFLKLPKQYGDIYNVWLGHYPMVVLSGFQTVKEGLTNSPEVLSERPMTPFLKAALKKKGLVFSNGHTWKQQRRFSVITMRKLGLGKKGMEFQIQEEAHRLVEVFAHAKGQPHDFSLPITNAVSSLICVLAFGYRFSLEDEKFQKLIDAVDCLLKDSNTLLHMLYEIFPWLMKHFPGPHRKLFASADLVLSFAKEELERHKEQRKDEPQDFIDFYLLQMEKSKDDPNSTFDEENLAECVLDLFIAGTETTAATLQWGLLLLVSYPDVQDKVYKEMEDVLGSSLPICYEDRKKLPYTNAVMHEILRAKYPLLIGIPRRSAKDMEMHGFHIPKRTLVITDLNSVLVDPRRWETPEEFNPHHFLDTDGNFRSREEYLPFGAGARACVGEQMAKMEIFLFLTTLLRAFRFQLPEGVKEVNNKPVLGLTLHPHPHKLCAIPRCSASGSI